The following coding sequences lie in one Heliangelus exortis chromosome 8, bHelExo1.hap1, whole genome shotgun sequence genomic window:
- the ZZZ3 gene encoding ZZ-type zinc finger-containing protein 3 isoform X2, producing the protein MATSRSTRVTRSTVGLNGLDENFCGRTLRNRSIAHPEEVSPHPQIRSRSPKKRPESVQTQKGSNGGRAAELKQQSARESWVSPRKRGLSTSEKDNVDKQTVENCEKKQAEPVSPVLKRIKRCLRSEAPNSSEEDLPTKTEKEPLEHKSLVLDNDAVSTGTKRACRCLILDDCDKREIKKVNVCAEGFNNSAIVEEIASYQTVNGVGERDSNSLNCDDCQLDGNTKQNSAGSCMPKDKTVAENGNSFAHSSLLLNSSKEEDSVVDHYVPCTKSQEQVKLEDHKTINDCLPEEHANQADEPATGSFSEIQSSLLRDSEEEVDVVGDSASKEQCAENSNSNLNTHHDSASISGEPEPHSSVLDCVSAQMTSVSELQEHRYTLRTSPRRAAPARSSPTKNNSPCRENGQVGENNLSPTEKNVPVGINNVNGSPKKSEEIKQNEKERNCNTGDHGSDGLRKPLSEARLVAANVPSAKESANIHTAEDDEEEPDVYYFESDHVALKHNKDYQRLLQTIAVLEAQRTQAVQDLESLGRHQREALKDPIGFVERLQKKVDMGLPYPQRVVQLPEIAWDQYTTSLGNFEREFKNRKRNSRRVKLIFDKGIPARPKSPLDPKKDGESISYSVLPLSDGPEGSTNSRPQIIRGRLCDETKPETFNQLWTVEEQKKLEQLLLKYPPEEVESRRWQKIADELGNRTAKQVASRVQKYFIKLTKAGIPVPGRTPNLYLYSKKSSSRRQHPLNKHLFKPSTFMTSHEPPVYMDEDDDRSSFHSHMDTAAEEEVSDEESIPVTYRELPEYKELVEFKKLKKQKLQQMHAESGFVQHVGFKCDNCGIEPIQGVRWHCQDCPQEMSLDFCDSCSDCLHETEIHKEDHQLEPIYRAETFIDRDYCMSQGTSYNYLDPNYFPANR; encoded by the exons ATGGCTACATCTCGATCTACTCGTGTTACAAGATCTACAGTGGGTTTAAATGGTTTGGATGAAAACTTTTGTGGTAGAACATTAAGAAACCGTAGTATTGCTCATCCAGAGGAAGTTTCACCCCATCCTCAAATACGATCCAGGTCACCAAAGAAGAGGCCAGAGTCTGTGCAAACTCAGAAGGGAAGTAACGGtggaagagctgctgagctgaaacAGCAGAGCGCTCGGGAGTCGTGGGTGAGCCCGAGAAAGAGAGGGCTGTCGACTTCAGAAAAAGATAATGTTGATAAACAAACTGTGGAGAATtgtgaaaaaaagcaagcagaaccTGTTTCACCAGTTTTGAAAAGAATTAAACGTTGTCTACGTTCAGAGGCACCCAACAGTTCGGAGGAAGACTTGCCTACCAAAACAGAGAAGGAGCCATTGGAGCATAAAAGCTTAGTGTTGGACAATGATGCAGTCTCCACAGGGACGAAGCGAGCTTGTCGATGTCTTATATTGGATGATTGTGacaaaagggaaattaaaaaggTGAATGTCTGTGCAGAAGGATTTAATAATTCTGCTATAGTTGAGGAGATTGCAAGCTATCAGACTGTCAATGGAGTTGGTGAAAGAGACTCAAATTCTCTTAATTGTGATGACTGTCAGCTTGATGGGAACACTAAGCAAAACAGTGCTGGTTCCTGTATGCCCAAGGACAAAACAGTAGCAGAAAACGGAAACTCGTTTGCCCATTCTTCGTTGTTGCTTAATAGCAGCAAGGAGGAGGACAGTGTTGTAGACCATTATGTGCCTTGCACAAAATCTCAAGAACAGGTGAAGTTAGAGGACCACAAAACAATAAATGACTGCTTGCCTGAGGAGCATGCTAATCAGGCAGATGAGCCAGCTACAGGGTCCTTTTCTGAAATCCAGTCATCTTTGTTAAGGGATTCggaggaggaggtggatgtTGTAGGAGATAGTGCCTCTAAGGAACAGTGTGCTGAAAACTCCAATAGCAACCTGAATACTCATCATGACAGTGCATCAATCTCAGGTGAACCTGAACCACATTCTTCAGTGCTGGACTGTGTTTCAGCTCAAATGACATCTGTGTCAGAACTTCAAGAACACAGATACACATTGAGAACTTCACCACGAAGGGCTGCCCCTGCCAGAAGTAGCCCTACTAAAAATAACTCTCCTTGTAGAGAAAATGGACAGGTTGGGGAAAATAATCTTAGTCCCACTGAAAAGAATGTACCTGTAGGTATTAATAATGTCAATGGATCTCCCAAAAAGTCTGAAGAAattaaacagaatgaaaaagagagaaactgtaATACAGGAGATCATGGGAGTGATGGACTAAGAAAGCCACTTTCTGAGGCTAGGCTTGTTGCTGCAAATGTACCATCTGCCAAAGAGAGTGCCAACATCCACACTGCAGAGGATGATGAGGAAGAGCCTGATGTGTATTACTTTGAATCAGATCATGTGGCATTGAAACACAACAAAGA TTATCAGAGACTGTTACAGACGATTGCTGTACTCGAGGCTCAACGTACTCAAGCAGTTCAAGACCTTGAAAGTTTAGGCAGACACCAGAGAGAAGCTCTGAAAGATCCTATTGGATTTGTGGAAAGACTCCAGAAGAAG GTCGATATGGGTCTTCCGTATCCTCAGAGAGTTGTTCAGCTCCCTGAGATTGCCTGGGACCAATACACCACAAGCCTTGGGAACTTTGAGAGAGAATTCAAAAACCGGAAACGCAACAGTAGGAGAGTGAAGCTGATTTTTGACAAAG GTATACCTGCAAGACCAAAAAGTCCTTTGGATCCCAAGAAGGATGGAGAATCTATTTCATACTCTGTCTTGCCTTTAAGTGATGGTCCAGAAGGTTCCACGAACAGTCGTCCACAG ATTATAAGAGGACGACTTTGTGATGAGACCAAACCTGAAACTTTTAACCAGCTGTGGACTGTAGAGGAACAG AAAAAACTTGAGCAATTGCTTTTGAAGTATCCACCAGAAGAAGTAGAGTCCCGACGGTGGCAGAAGATAGCTGATGAACTGGGAAATAGAACAGCAAAGCAG gTTGCCAGTAGagtgcaaaaatattttattaagctGACTAAAGCTGGTATTCCAGTTCCAGGGAGAACGCCAAACCTATATTTATACTCCAAAAAG TCATCAAGTAGACGGCAGCATCCTTTAAATAAACATCTTTTCAAACCTTCAACTTTCATGACATCTCATGAACCTCCAGTTTATATGGATGAAGATGATGACAGATCCAGTTTTCACAGCCATATGGATactgcagcagaagaggaagTATCG GATGAAGAGAGTATTCCAGTAACATACCGAGAGTTACCTGAATACAAAGAACTTGTAGAGtttaaaaaattgaagaaacagaaactcCAGCAGATGCATGCAGAAAGTGGCTTTGTGCAGCATGTGGGATTCAAG TGTGATAACTGCGGAATTGAACCCATCCAGGGTGTTCGGTGGCACTGCCAGGACTGCCCTCAAGAAATGTCCTTGgatttctgtgattcttgtTCTGACTG TCTGCATGAAACAGAGATTCATAAGGAAGACCATCAGTTAGAACCTATTTACAGAGCAGAGACATTTATAGACAGAGACTACTGCATGTCCCAGGGCACCAGTTACAATTATCTTGACCCAAACTACTTTCCAGCAAATAGATGA
- the ZZZ3 gene encoding ZZ-type zinc finger-containing protein 3 isoform X1 — protein MATSRSTRVTRSTVGLNGLDENFCGRTLRNRSIAHPEEVSPHPQIRSRSPKKRPESVQTQKGSNGGRAAELKQQSARESWVSPRKRGLSTSEKDNVDKQTVENCEKKQAEPVSPVLKRIKRCLRSEAPNSSEEDLPTKTEKEPLEHKSLVLDNDAVSTGTKRACRCLILDDCDKREIKKVNVCAEGFNNSAIVEEIASYQTVNGVGERDSNSLNCDDCQLDGNTKQNSAGSCMPKDKTVAENGNSFAHSSLLLNSSKEEDSVVDHYVPCTKSQEQVKLEDHKTINDCLPEEHANQADEPATGSFSEIQSSLLRDSEEEVDVVGDSASKEQCAENSNSNLNTHHDSASISGEPEPHSSVLDCVSAQMTSVSELQEHRYTLRTSPRRAAPARSSPTKNNSPCRENGQVGENNLSPTEKNVPVGINNVNGSPKKSEEIKQNEKERNCNTGDHGSDGLRKPLSEARLVAANVPSAKESANIHTAEDDEEEPDVYYFESDHVALKHNKDYQRLLQTIAVLEAQRTQAVQDLESLGRHQREALKDPIGFVERLQKKVDMGLPYPQRVVQLPEIAWDQYTTSLGNFEREFKNRKRNSRRVKLIFDKVGIPARPKSPLDPKKDGESISYSVLPLSDGPEGSTNSRPQIIRGRLCDETKPETFNQLWTVEEQKKLEQLLLKYPPEEVESRRWQKIADELGNRTAKQVASRVQKYFIKLTKAGIPVPGRTPNLYLYSKKSSSRRQHPLNKHLFKPSTFMTSHEPPVYMDEDDDRSSFHSHMDTAAEEEVSDEESIPVTYRELPEYKELVEFKKLKKQKLQQMHAESGFVQHVGFKCDNCGIEPIQGVRWHCQDCPQEMSLDFCDSCSDCLHETEIHKEDHQLEPIYRAETFIDRDYCMSQGTSYNYLDPNYFPANR, from the exons ATGGCTACATCTCGATCTACTCGTGTTACAAGATCTACAGTGGGTTTAAATGGTTTGGATGAAAACTTTTGTGGTAGAACATTAAGAAACCGTAGTATTGCTCATCCAGAGGAAGTTTCACCCCATCCTCAAATACGATCCAGGTCACCAAAGAAGAGGCCAGAGTCTGTGCAAACTCAGAAGGGAAGTAACGGtggaagagctgctgagctgaaacAGCAGAGCGCTCGGGAGTCGTGGGTGAGCCCGAGAAAGAGAGGGCTGTCGACTTCAGAAAAAGATAATGTTGATAAACAAACTGTGGAGAATtgtgaaaaaaagcaagcagaaccTGTTTCACCAGTTTTGAAAAGAATTAAACGTTGTCTACGTTCAGAGGCACCCAACAGTTCGGAGGAAGACTTGCCTACCAAAACAGAGAAGGAGCCATTGGAGCATAAAAGCTTAGTGTTGGACAATGATGCAGTCTCCACAGGGACGAAGCGAGCTTGTCGATGTCTTATATTGGATGATTGTGacaaaagggaaattaaaaaggTGAATGTCTGTGCAGAAGGATTTAATAATTCTGCTATAGTTGAGGAGATTGCAAGCTATCAGACTGTCAATGGAGTTGGTGAAAGAGACTCAAATTCTCTTAATTGTGATGACTGTCAGCTTGATGGGAACACTAAGCAAAACAGTGCTGGTTCCTGTATGCCCAAGGACAAAACAGTAGCAGAAAACGGAAACTCGTTTGCCCATTCTTCGTTGTTGCTTAATAGCAGCAAGGAGGAGGACAGTGTTGTAGACCATTATGTGCCTTGCACAAAATCTCAAGAACAGGTGAAGTTAGAGGACCACAAAACAATAAATGACTGCTTGCCTGAGGAGCATGCTAATCAGGCAGATGAGCCAGCTACAGGGTCCTTTTCTGAAATCCAGTCATCTTTGTTAAGGGATTCggaggaggaggtggatgtTGTAGGAGATAGTGCCTCTAAGGAACAGTGTGCTGAAAACTCCAATAGCAACCTGAATACTCATCATGACAGTGCATCAATCTCAGGTGAACCTGAACCACATTCTTCAGTGCTGGACTGTGTTTCAGCTCAAATGACATCTGTGTCAGAACTTCAAGAACACAGATACACATTGAGAACTTCACCACGAAGGGCTGCCCCTGCCAGAAGTAGCCCTACTAAAAATAACTCTCCTTGTAGAGAAAATGGACAGGTTGGGGAAAATAATCTTAGTCCCACTGAAAAGAATGTACCTGTAGGTATTAATAATGTCAATGGATCTCCCAAAAAGTCTGAAGAAattaaacagaatgaaaaagagagaaactgtaATACAGGAGATCATGGGAGTGATGGACTAAGAAAGCCACTTTCTGAGGCTAGGCTTGTTGCTGCAAATGTACCATCTGCCAAAGAGAGTGCCAACATCCACACTGCAGAGGATGATGAGGAAGAGCCTGATGTGTATTACTTTGAATCAGATCATGTGGCATTGAAACACAACAAAGA TTATCAGAGACTGTTACAGACGATTGCTGTACTCGAGGCTCAACGTACTCAAGCAGTTCAAGACCTTGAAAGTTTAGGCAGACACCAGAGAGAAGCTCTGAAAGATCCTATTGGATTTGTGGAAAGACTCCAGAAGAAG GTCGATATGGGTCTTCCGTATCCTCAGAGAGTTGTTCAGCTCCCTGAGATTGCCTGGGACCAATACACCACAAGCCTTGGGAACTTTGAGAGAGAATTCAAAAACCGGAAACGCAACAGTAGGAGAGTGAAGCTGATTTTTGACAAAG TAGGTATACCTGCAAGACCAAAAAGTCCTTTGGATCCCAAGAAGGATGGAGAATCTATTTCATACTCTGTCTTGCCTTTAAGTGATGGTCCAGAAGGTTCCACGAACAGTCGTCCACAG ATTATAAGAGGACGACTTTGTGATGAGACCAAACCTGAAACTTTTAACCAGCTGTGGACTGTAGAGGAACAG AAAAAACTTGAGCAATTGCTTTTGAAGTATCCACCAGAAGAAGTAGAGTCCCGACGGTGGCAGAAGATAGCTGATGAACTGGGAAATAGAACAGCAAAGCAG gTTGCCAGTAGagtgcaaaaatattttattaagctGACTAAAGCTGGTATTCCAGTTCCAGGGAGAACGCCAAACCTATATTTATACTCCAAAAAG TCATCAAGTAGACGGCAGCATCCTTTAAATAAACATCTTTTCAAACCTTCAACTTTCATGACATCTCATGAACCTCCAGTTTATATGGATGAAGATGATGACAGATCCAGTTTTCACAGCCATATGGATactgcagcagaagaggaagTATCG GATGAAGAGAGTATTCCAGTAACATACCGAGAGTTACCTGAATACAAAGAACTTGTAGAGtttaaaaaattgaagaaacagaaactcCAGCAGATGCATGCAGAAAGTGGCTTTGTGCAGCATGTGGGATTCAAG TGTGATAACTGCGGAATTGAACCCATCCAGGGTGTTCGGTGGCACTGCCAGGACTGCCCTCAAGAAATGTCCTTGgatttctgtgattcttgtTCTGACTG TCTGCATGAAACAGAGATTCATAAGGAAGACCATCAGTTAGAACCTATTTACAGAGCAGAGACATTTATAGACAGAGACTACTGCATGTCCCAGGGCACCAGTTACAATTATCTTGACCCAAACTACTTTCCAGCAAATAGATGA